CCGCGGAGCGCGAGGACGAGATCCTGACGGGCAACATCCGGAACAAGCTCGTGTACCTGCGGCGCGACAACAAGCGCTACTTCGAGATGAAGGACCGGAtcatcgccgccgtcgacgcgcTGCACGAGGAGGTGAGGGGCTGGCTCAGGGCGCGCAGGGAGGAGGACGCGTCGAAGCTAGCGTCGGCGTGGTACCACGTGACGTACCACCCGTGCCGCCGCGGCGAGAAGCGGTTCTGGAGCTTCCCCTGGCTCGCCTGCGACACCCTGCTGGCGGTCAAGGCGGCCAGGAGGTGCCGCAAGCGGGTggaagacgccgccgccgtgccgatGGACTGCGACGCCTAGACGGAAGTGCCGCTGCGCGGTGCGCCAGTGAAGTGAACTTGCGATGCGAGTGGTAATCTGGACTGTCTGTGTGACCGTAAGCTAATAAGATGCACTGCTGGGTGCTGTAAAAAAATATCGGGTGCAGATTGTCAGAGCTCTAACAACCGTACTCTGTGGGAAGTTCATGATCTGCCATCCCATTTGGTTTCACTTTGTGATTTTACCGGTAGCTGgatatatctttttttttttggaacataGCTTCTTCATTAAGTAATCAGCACCATTACAATCGTTAAGCAGGCATAGCTGCAAGAAGCTAGGGGGTTGTTCAACCCAGAGAGCGGCTAAACTAGAGGCAGAAGCGTATCTAGCGCACAAATGAGCAACAGTGTTGGCCGTCCTCCTCACATGGCCAATCGAGAAAGAAGTGAAGCCCGCCGATAGTTCCTGAATATCATTTAGGATTGCTGCAATCTCGGACCTGTCATTCCCACGTGATCGCCAAAGGGCCACAAGCTCCTAAGTGTCCGTCTCCACTAGCACTCGGTCCCGTATTCCATCTCTGAGTGCTTCAGCTTCCGCCATCAGAGCAGACGCAACCGAATGAAGGCGTCGTTCTTCTTTAGAGGGCCTGTTTTGTTTCGTTTAAACAAGGTGTGGCAATGGTTTTAATATTTATTAACTACGACCGAAATCCATATAACCCCTCCAACTATAAAATCGTTTACTTAACCCCTGTATTCACGAAACTAGCTCATTTTTCACCCTTAGCATCCAACTGAAACCACTTTTTGACCATGCGAATGGTTTTGGCCACCTGGACAGTgcttggctggctggctgctcaTGTCAGCTATCATGGCCGAGCTCTGGTGATGGCTGAGGCTGAGCGCCTGAGCGTATGGTCCGCGTGCTGCGTTGCTCACGCAGTCAACTCTCGCCGCTGCGTGCGTCCGGTTGCGACggcttcatcttcatcctcatcgCCCGGGTACGGCAAGTTGCCGGCGCGGGGCaacgcggctgcggcggccatTGGGAGAGGCCACGGCAGGGTAACCATTTGGATGAGCTTGAAGGTCTCAATCCGCCAGGCCCGCCCGGCCACCGCAGCTCGGATGTGGCTCGATCATTTTCTTTAGCGGCAGCGGTAGCACCAGGAGCGTCGGGGGATGCGGCGCTGACGGGAATGGAAGCGCCACGAGCTCCATTATTGACCGTTCGGCCGCGCCACGCGCTCGCTCGGTCGTGCTCGGATCCGGCACGGGGAACTACGGCCACGACAGCATCATGCGCACGACCGCCTCGTCGGCTTATGCCTCTGTTGAGACCGTGAGAGCTTGCAAGTTCCTGCGGTGGTTGGTGCGCTGCGGCTCCTGCTCAGGCTTGTGGTGCCTCGTGCTGGCGCACGTGCACGTGCACaagctgctggcggcggcgcgtttGTGGCCGACGGGACCGAGGCATGCGTGGGCTGCACTGACGAGCGAAACAATTGTGTCTTGCAGCTTGTATACAAAGATTACATAATTCTAACTGTGGAAGCGCTTTTGGCTTGCCATGGAAGAAGAAATAAACATGAGAGAACAGCAGGGATGGGAGAGGAGAAGAGATGACGTGGCCATTCTaatcatcaaaataaacaaaaccGTTGTCCACGCGGTGAAAACCAGTTTAGTTAAGTGCCAAAGGTGGAAAATGAGCTGATTTTTTAAATCCAAGGGGTTAAATAAATGGTTTTTATAGTTTAGAGGTTATGTGGACTTCGGTCATAGTTGGAGGTActaatttgaacttttttcttatttattttgatataaAATTACAAACACAAAGCAGATATTTTTGAATAAGAACCAAATGACACCAACTTTGTGTCATAAAAAATATTGCATTCATAGAGTAACTCTTGATCAAAGACTTGTTATAACGAGATGAAATAAGTTTTATAAATTTAAAAAGGAGGGAGTATGAATTTAAAAGCTCCAAGAGGCTACCTAGGCGGTTAATCCAGCATTGCTAATGGCCTGTCATGCTCCATCATCATCTCAGGCACTCTGGATGGAATATTCAGAGCATCCAGGCAGCCGACAGGTACGATTAGCTAAGCTGTTACGTAAGGGTAggttgctacacgtcagcggtgtcataggtcgtctcatgcagtgccatgtaggatttttgatgatgtagaggagagagagcgaggagagagaaagaggtcgttgcttcgcgaaacaaccacgagctaaattgtaggactacgagacaacttaacaaccattgtacgagttattgttgctatgcaactcataatattttatttttcttatgcacaaattaaggaattatataccactaccagacaacttatagaacaacccattgtacaggttgcctgttaaatcgtctcaagattacgtgccaatacatgagaccgcctattagatgacaccaatgtacttgccctaaggGACACCGAGCAGCGGCAAAGGCTGGATTGAAGTTTAGGGGAAGCTCTCctatccttcttcttcctcccccctcctcttctttccttcttctccctcctcaaATTTGTAGGGGGAGCTAGTGGAGATCCGTGGGATTCACGGTAGTAGGGGGCTTGAGCCCCTTGACCCACCCGACCCGCCATTGGATCCGCCCCTGATGCCGAGGGCCTCGTTCTCTGGTTAGTTGGGACGGCTGCTTGGCACTCTTTTGAGTTTTGATGACGTGTTCTGACCTCCTGGGGATCGACGTGTTCTGACCTCTTGGGGATCATGTAGCAACCAGGAAACTGCAAGCACAGTTGCTTCTTGCTCGCGCGTTTACagtttaggcctggtttggttactcttacttatttttagcacccgtcatatcgaatgtttagatattaattagaagtattaaatgtagactatttacaaaatccattacataagtggaggttaaatagcgagacgaatctattaagcctaattagtccatgatttgacaatgtgttgctacagtaaacatttgctatgatggattaattaggcttaatagattcatcccgccgtttagcctccacttatgtaatgggttttgtaaatagtctgcATTTAGTACTCCTccttgtaaatagtctacgtttaatacttctaattagtatctaaatattcgatgtgacacgtgctaaaaataagcaaaggaaatcCAACGTCCCTACCCTCTAAAACACCTGCAATACGAGCCAGCTGTGTCCCAGTCGAACCACCTGACCGTTTACCGTTACGTCGGGGCCGGCGCTAAGCCGGCAGTAACCGCGTGAAAGAGGAAACGCCGCAAGATCAGGACAGGAAGGCGAGACGAAGACGATTACGCAAAGCAAAGCTCACACCAAACCAGAACCCGGACCCCGTCGCCGTCTGCCTACTCCGCTCGGCTCGGCTCTGGCACCACCAAACTCCACCGCGCGCCACGCCTCCGTCGGCCGGCGGAGACCGATCCACCGAGCCAGCCTATCACACTATCAGCAGCCAGGGCGCGCGGGGCGGGCGGGatgccggggccgggggcgcacCTGCTGTACGCGCtgtcgggcggggcggcgctGTCGCGGCTCGCCGGGCCGGGGGACCGCCGCTTCGGCCCGCACCACTGCGCCGTCTACGCCGCCAACGCGTTCCTCGGCCCGGACCTCGGTTCCTTCGCAGAGTGGCTCTGCTCTTTCCTCCCGtcctcggccgccgcgtcggccgCGGGGGACCTCGCCATGGCGGCCGTGCACCACCCGTTCTACTACccgctcctcctcggcctcccgcTCGCCTGGGCCTACGCCTGGCTCTCCCGCCGGCTGCTCCGCGCGGGCGTCCTCGACTCCGCCGCTGGGGTGGGTGCTGGAACGTTTGATTCTCTCATTTGCTATGGCCATTCTGAATCTACTGTTCCGTACGGCGGCGTCTAGCAAATTGGTATTCACCCCCCAGATAGCAAATTGGTATCTATGTCAGGTCTAGTAGTCTAGTAATGCTGCATTATCTTAATCCTCTGTTGCAGAAAAGGGTTAATTAAGGAGCTCCAGAGTAAAGAAGCCTCCATATCAATCTAGTGTTGCGTGACTGATTTGTTTAATCCTGGTGTTGTTGCAGGTGCCACTAAACAAGAGGCAGTGCTTCTTGCTTATCTCGGCCGGCTCGCTGTCTCATTTTTTCTTGGACCACTTGTTTGAGGTGAGCATGCAGCAGCAAGGAATGTTTCCTCGTGAATGGGAGGATGCATTAGCTTAGAACTGGTGTTCAACCTTTAAGAATGTGTGCTTAACAGCTTGGAGATTTGTTCCGATCACAAATGAACTAGATGTTTCATTTTTCTCCTACTGAGTTCAGATTGTACTGCTGCAGGAGAATGGCCATTCTAGAATGTACACTTGGATCCTGAGCACTGGTTGGTGGAAAGGCCGTGCTCCTATCAATTCAGATGCAGTGGTCGTTGTAGGACTCCTTTGCACTTGCCTCATGGGGATATTTGTGTACATCAACAGGTGAGGGCTTTTTAAGTGCACTATCAGTCTATCACTATTTGCAAATTAAAAAGTGGTACACACAAACTAGATTATGTTCCTTGCAAAGTTCTAAATAAGTAGCTAACTGTACATGCCTGCTACAAGTGGTGCAGCATACTTTGGCACCTCGCCACTATGCCGCTACAAATGTTATTAGAACCTCGGTTCCTTGTATATGAAACAAGTAATTCTAATTTATTATCTATAAAAGTTATAGTTCTCTCCATTATTAAAATATAAAAGGAAAACCTTTTTCTCCACAACTCTAGAATTTATGTTTATTGTCTGTGTTTTTCattatcatgtttgttatggaGATTTATGATGTTCGGCTTGGGTATGTTCAGTTGTATCACTCTTTCCACATTTGTGATGAATGGAAATGGGTAATCCCCATCACCCCAAAAGGGAAAAGTGTCGGCGTCAGATTATTCAAAATTCTGTTTCTTTGCTGTGTGCTTGTTGTATAACTGGTCTGTTTCTGACAGTTTTTATGTTCTGGCGAGCAGGCTGCAAGGGAGCAGCCTACAGTTTTGAACCTGTGTTTCTTCCTTCTTATGCAAAAATACGCTGTTCTTCTGTGTATTCTGGAAAAAAGAAGTACACGCTGATCTTTGTTGATGGCCAACAAATGTTACATGATGATTACGCTACAAAAAATGCTTATACATGCTCTTACAAAACCTTTTCCCTTTTGAAAAATAATGTGCGGTTATAAATCCTTGTTGCAGTTCTGTAATATTTTGTTCCTTGTTTT
This portion of the Setaria viridis chromosome 7, Setaria_viridis_v4.0, whole genome shotgun sequence genome encodes:
- the LOC117862497 gene encoding uncharacterized protein, which produces MPGPGAHLLYALSGGAALSRLAGPGDRRFGPHHCAVYAANAFLGPDLGSFAEWLCSFLPSSAAASAAGDLAMAAVHHPFYYPLLLGLPLAWAYAWLSRRLLRAGVLDSAAGVPLNKRQCFLLISAGSLSHFFLDHLFEENGHSRMYTWILSTGWWKGRAPINSDAVVVVGLLCTCLMGIFVYINRVKHGKSAAEKSNQSFFLILVIATLYCMWCASQIYLRQPSQPAIGEEADLGVIIFLAIYLFLPHGLCVLSMNKKDYTDALNELPLR